The following is a genomic window from Verrucomicrobiota bacterium.
ACACCGTAAAAAACCATTTTGTTGTTTATGTGAACAATCAGGTGATCCTTATGAAACTCAATTTTGCCATGGTACCATTGGCCCGGCTGAAAAGTCATGGGGACTTTTGTACCGAAGTATTTCATTTCCGTTTCTTTGGCCCAGCCTTTACCTGCTCGAGCCGACAGGCCATTGGGTTCGATGACGGCTCTCATCATATGGTCCTTTTTTTCTTCGGTATAGTAGTCGTAGCCAAATTGAAGTTGCCTGGAATCATCCATGCGAAATTCCAGTTCGAGAACTCCAGACGTCATCGGTTCTATTCGTCCGGCACCTGCGTGATGATTCTGCTCAAGTATTTCGACGCTCTTGATGGAATCGCCATCCCATTTCCAGGTTCCGACAAGAGGTTTCCAATGAGTTTCCCAGGTTTCGGCCGTAAGTGGGTCGTCAACAAGTAGCTTCTCTGAATTGAGCATTACGTTTTCCGCTGAAACGCTTACAAAAAACAGGGATATTAACCATACCAGCAACTCGCATTTCATTGATTTCATGAGGAGTGATATGATGGGATGAAACGGATTCAGCAAGGAGGAAAAGGAGAATTCACAGCCAGCTTTTCAGAGCTTCTTAAAGATGGGGGAGGCTGCCCGGGAAATTGACATTCACCACACAATAAGAGCTTAATCAGTAATCGTTGAAAAAAGAGAACATTCGGCCAGTCAAAATCTATCCCATTATGAAGTCTATTCTTCGAGTATTCATTCCTCCATCCAAGCGTCCCGACGAAACTCTTGGGGCCAGCGAGGAAAAACCCCTCTGCAGCTTCCGCCCAATACAAAGTCCGATACTACATTACAGTACCGAGATTCTCGCGACATCGACCAACTCTTATCAGTGACATGAAGATCCTGTTTATCGGAGGCACCGGCAACATCAGCACCGCCTGTACACAGCTCGTCGCCCAACGAGGAATTGAACTATACCTTTTCAATCGCGGTGAGCGCCCAGTGCAAATCCCCGAAGATGTGCAGCTTATCCGAGGTGACATCAATCAGCCCGAAGAAGCCGCGGCCCTTCTGAAGGACCACCACTTTGATGCAGTGGTGAACTGGATTGCCTTCGAAGTTGACCAGATCGAGAAGGATATCCGGCTCTTCGGCGACAAGACCGACCAGTATATATTTATAAGCACGGCATCGGCCTATCAGAAACCCACGACCCACTACCCCATCACCGAAGCCACGCCCCTGGCTAATCCGTTCCTGGAATACTCACGCAAAAAAATTGCCTGCGAGGAACGCCTGGTGCGCCAGTACCGCGAAGAGGGTTTCCCCATAACCATTGTACGTCCTTCTCACACCTATGGACCAACCATGCTGCCCACTGTTATGGGTGGCGGCCCAACCGTGCTGGCGAGGCTGCGGGCCGGTAAAAAACTGATTGTTCACGGCGACGGCCAGTCGTTGTGGGTCCTGACCCACAACAGCGATTTCGCCAAAGGCTTTGTTGGACTGCTGGGCCAACCCAAGGCAATCGGACAGGCTTTCCAGATCACCAGCGACGAGGTCCTCACCTGGAACCAGATATACGGTATCATTGGCCAAGCCGCTGGCGCAGAACCCCGTTTGGTCCACATCCCATCGGACTTTATCAACCATCATGACCCGGCCACTGGCGCCAGCCTGCTGGGAGACAAATCCTACAGCGTGGTCTTCGACAACACAAAGATCAAGGAACTGGTGCCTGACTATAAAGCTACCGTGCCCTTTTCTCAAGGGGTGCACGAATGTATAGCCTGGCTCGACGCCGACCCGCAGCGCGGTGCGGCAGACCCGGAAAAAGACGCAATCATGGACCGCATAATTTCCGCCTATGACCGGGCCTGGACCTGAAGACTGGACCATAAAACAGCACCACCAGAATAAAGCTACCAAGCTTCGGGCGACTCAGACAAATTTCTATCAGTGGAAATCGCGAAGGTTGCGTGGGTGCACAAAATCTAGCCCTCCAGGAACGTAACTAGTGACAAAGAAAACTATAACTTTATAAACGCCAAGCGTTAACACCGTGCCCGTTTCCGCTTCCTTCCGATTCGGCCCATTTTTTGGATTTTGGTTATATCCTCAACGATCTCTGGAACAGAACATCCTATTTTTGCTGGAGCGACTTCGAGGCTCTTTAAGCGTCTGCCCATGGCCAGGCAATCTTCGGTGAGTTCCGGCACATACGCACCAGCTGCCACAACGAAATTGCACATCGTAAAACGCAGCCGATTGGGTTGATCCCGGATGGTTCCTTCGAGTCGCTTTAATAGTTCTTTCACTCCGGTCACATCCACATCGGCATCAGGCCTAAAGGATATCCAATTACTCAAAGTCGACCAACCGCAGCAAGCGACGTTTTCTTTTTTAGCTTCAATAAACTCCAAGCCGAGCTCCCAGCCGTGCTTGGTTTCAGCAGTGAGCTGGGCTACGGCGTATTCGCTTAGCATCGACCAATTGGCTACACGGGCCCATTTGCGTAAATCGGCCTTCGTCATACGGGTTTCATCGGCAGACAAGGCAGCAAAGTATCGGGCATCGCCATTGCCCGTGTCATAGAGGTCCTTGGCCAGCTCGTAGGTCTTTCCGACTTTCTTAAGGAGCTTCTTCATGTCTCCTATTTTCACCCCGAATAAAGGTTCACTGGCACCATGCGTGATATGCACCCGCTTTGTTCCCTCGTTTCCATAGTCAGACAGCGCCTTCATTACTTCTTTTACGTTCATAAAAGCAGCGTGAAACATTTCTTTAAAAATTGCCAACCAAAGCTTGATCTTGCCGTAAGAACTCCAAATGGTCAGACCAGTTGTTTTAACACTATTTCCCTATTTTTTATTTATGAAAGTAAGACATCTCTTCTCGTTCGCCCTTCTTTTAATTGTCTCCAACAGTGGGCTTGTGGCCCAAACGGAGTATGTCCTGAAGGCACAAGATTTCTCGTTTGAAGGCAGCAACTATTATCTAGACCAAGGCAAGTGGCTGGCCATCGACCCAGACAAGGGACACCGCAACGCCTCAGCCACAGCGACTGTTCCAGCCGGAAACGCTAAATTCACTGTCGAGCTCCACACGGTGGGCGAAAACGACGGCTCCTCAAACTACGAAATACTGATTGGTGGCAGATCTGTTGGCACCTTTACCGCTCCCATTTCTAGTCAAACTACCGAAACCGGTCCTCGCTACACAGCCGTCTGGGGTGACGTATCCATCAACGAAGGCGAGATCATCGAGGTAAAGTCGCAAGTCCACTACACAACCGAGACCACTAGCACTCGCGGTCGCTGGGAAAAAATCGTCATCTCTACTCGTCAAGTCGATCCTGGCCGTGCTGAAGCTGTAGCAGCCGCCCAACAGACATTCGAGCAAACCGGACCTGATCTGGTTCAGCCCCGTGGTAAAGATGGAGACGGTAAAGTTACCCTTTCAGGTGAATTGAAGACCTGGCATAAGGTGACCTTGACCCAGCGAGGACCCTGGGCGCACGAACGCGATAACAAACCCAATCCATTTACAGACTACAGCATGTATGTCACCTTCGCCCACGAGTCGGGGGTACCTGTTTATACGGTACCAGGATATTTTGCAGGTGACGGAATCGCAGCAGAAACTTCCGCAGAAGCCGGTTACCAATGGCGTGCTCACCTCTCTCCCGATAAGGCAGGCACTTGGAGCTACAGAGTTTCATTCGTAAAGGGAGAGGGAGCAGCCCTCGACCCCGCTATCGACACTTACCTAAAACCCTACCATGGTGCAAATGGCTACTTCGACATTAAAGAGACCGACAAAACCGGTGCCGACTTCCGCGGCAAAGGTCGCCTTGAAT
Proteins encoded in this region:
- a CDS encoding DUF1080 domain-containing protein translates to MKSMKCELLVWLISLFFVSVSAENVMLNSEKLLVDDPLTAETWETHWKPLVGTWKWDGDSIKSVEILEQNHHAGAGRIEPMTSGVLELEFRMDDSRQLQFGYDYYTEEKKDHMMRAVIEPNGLSARAGKGWAKETEMKYFGTKVPMTFQPGQWYHGKIEFHKDHLIVHINNKMVFYGVALISQEAPKNRITLTARGTASYRNLKL
- a CDS encoding SDR family oxidoreductase; translated protein: MKILFIGGTGNISTACTQLVAQRGIELYLFNRGERPVQIPEDVQLIRGDINQPEEAAALLKDHHFDAVVNWIAFEVDQIEKDIRLFGDKTDQYIFISTASAYQKPTTHYPITEATPLANPFLEYSRKKIACEERLVRQYREEGFPITIVRPSHTYGPTMLPTVMGGGPTVLARLRAGKKLIVHGDGQSLWVLTHNSDFAKGFVGLLGQPKAIGQAFQITSDEVLTWNQIYGIIGQAAGAEPRLVHIPSDFINHHDPATGASLLGDKSYSVVFDNTKIKELVPDYKATVPFSQGVHECIAWLDADPQRGAADPEKDAIMDRIISAYDRAWT
- a CDS encoding DNA alkylation repair protein produces the protein MNVKEVMKALSDYGNEGTKRVHITHGASEPLFGVKIGDMKKLLKKVGKTYELAKDLYDTGNGDARYFAALSADETRMTKADLRKWARVANWSMLSEYAVAQLTAETKHGWELGLEFIEAKKENVACCGWSTLSNWISFRPDADVDVTGVKELLKRLEGTIRDQPNRLRFTMCNFVVAAGAYVPELTEDCLAMGRRLKSLEVAPAKIGCSVPEIVEDITKIQKMGRIGRKRKRARC